The following proteins are encoded in a genomic region of Papaver somniferum cultivar HN1 unplaced genomic scaffold, ASM357369v1 unplaced-scaffold_10, whole genome shotgun sequence:
- the LOC113326017 gene encoding uncharacterized protein LOC113326017, with protein sequence MRGFIVAKGAPMINHYLYADDSIIFLKENYKNACNLRQILDKFSCWSGQVVSDVKSTLLTSSNLSRSFTMGMAKALRVQIAKTPGIGGVVRDDAGSFVAGFSRYIFQNGNNVVEVRDTRDGLQLAVQVGIKKLKVNCDSNYTVQLCTSEAAPPWYLRGLVQDINALKEKFEDVVFVHQYRESNFITDNLSKKASDRTLEGVWFTNPPEEIVNNLVADIQGVSYPRMIKV encoded by the exons ATGCGG GGGTTCATTGTGGCTAAGGGAGCTCCTATGATAAATCACTACCTTTATGCTGATGATAGCattattttccttaaggaaaattaCAAAAATGCTTGCAATTTGAGACAGATCCTTGATAAGTTTAGTTGTTGGTCTGGCCAGGTAGTGAGTGATGTTAAATCTACTCTACTGACTTCTAGTAATCTGAGCAGGAGCTTTACTATGGGAATGGCTAAGGCGCTTAGAGTGCAAATTGCTAAGACTCCAG GAATTGGAGGGGTGGTTAGAGATGATGCTGGCTCTTTTGTGGCAGGATTTTCTAGATACATTTTCCAGAATGGGAATAATGTGGTTGAAGTCCGGGATACTAGGGATGGTCTTCAACTCGCTGTACAAGTGGGGATTAAGAAACTCAAGGTCAACTGCGACTCCAATTACACTGTTCAACTCTGCACAAGTGAAGCTGCTCCTCCATGGTATCTAAGGGGCCTTGTTCAAGACATTAATGCTTTGAAggagaaatttgaagatgttgttTTTGTTCATCAGTATAGAGAATCCAATTTTATTACTGATAATTTATCGAAGAAAGCCTCTGACAGAACTCTTGAGGGAGTGTGGTTTACTAATCCACCAGAAGAGATAGTTAATAATCTTGTTGCTGACATTCAAGGTGTGTCTTACCCGAGAATGATCAAAGTGTAG